From Lasioglossum baleicum chromosome 2, iyLasBale1, whole genome shotgun sequence, a single genomic window includes:
- the LOC143215532 gene encoding cytochrome P450 9e2-like, protein MSLKYLTHMLSVIVVIPVARENSSEERTSTNYNKNCSDNNSSKMDPVTTALAVVLLCILAYRFLWISARSFEERGIEYTKPWPIVGNMAPVLFRRQFFGDYLRNVYFNFRDLKYFGFFNLGSPVIAIRDPELITSVAIKNFDHFTDHVGFVDEEMDPLMGKNLFALRGDRWREMRKLLSPAFTSSRMKLMFKLIVDCAERTSDFIAEGSKKGRDWDMQDIFKRYSNDVVATTSFGIAVDSLKDPDNEFYKLGRESISFSTWVSLKMMMGRNFPTIFRLLGITIFGSKPRKFFTKVVAETTRIREEKVSFKLVVFGMVECYVLNSGSLVSRLRNTKHLYPFYGENIINC, encoded by the coding sequence ATGTCGCTTAAGTATTTAACCCACATGCTATCGGTTATCGTGGTGATTCCAGTCGCGCGCGAGAATTCATCCGAAGAGAGAACCTCAACCAATTATAATAAGAATTGCTCCGACAACAACTCGTCAAAAATGGATCCAGTTACAACGGCACTAGCCGTGGTACTTCTGTGCATATTAGCCTACCGTTTCTTATGGATCAGTGCCAGAAGTTTCGAAGAACGAGGCATTGAATACACGAAACCATGGCCAATCGTGGGCAACATGGCTCCAGTGTTGTTCCGGAGACAATTTTTCGGCGATTATTTGCGAAATGTTTACTTCAACTTCCGAGACCTGAAGTACTTCGGCTTCTTCAACCTTGGTTCCCCAGTAATCGCGATCCGAGATCCTGAGTTGATCACCTCGGTTGCTATCAAGAACTTCGATCACTTTACTGACCATGTAGGCTTTGTTGATGAAGAAATGGATCCATTGATGGGCAAGAACCTGTTCGCCCTAAGAGGAGATCGTTGGAGAGAGATGAGGAAGTTGCTTAGTCCAGCTTTCACTTCATCGAGGATGAAGTTGATGTTCAAATTAATCGTCGATTGCGCAGAGAGAACCAGTGACTTCATTGCTGAAGGGTCGAAGAAAGGACGAGACTGGGACATGCAGGATATTTTCAAACGTTATTCGAACGATGTCGTTGCTACCACCAGCTTTGGGATTGCTGTGGACTCGCTGAAGGATCCGGACAACGAGTTCTATAAGCTCGGTAGAGAGTCGATTAGTTTCTCGACCTGGGTGTCGTTGAAGATGATGATGGGCAGGAATTTTCCGACGATTTTTCGATTGTTGGGTATCACGATTTTTGGGAGCAAGCCCAGGAAGTTCTTCACCAAGGTTGTTGCCGAGACAACTAGGATCAGAGAGGAGAAGGTGAGTTTTAAGTTGGTAGTTTTCGGGATGGTTGAGTGTTATGTACTCAATAGTGGATCACTTGTTAGCAGATTACGAAATACGAAACATTTGTACCCTTTTTATGGTGAAAACATAATAAactgttga